In Pleurocapsa sp. PCC 7319, the following are encoded in one genomic region:
- a CDS encoding type II toxin-antitoxin system Phd/YefM family antitoxin, translating to MRSLSSGKARNHFADTLNHVAYGSEHIAIKRSGKEPVYMIPAKDYELFQKLLQQAEDRADIQEAELRMTDSKQERLSFDEFFSELEV from the coding sequence ATGCGTTCCCTATCTTCTGGAAAAGCGAGAAATCATTTTGCCGATACACTGAATCATGTAGCTTATGGTTCAGAGCATATTGCGATCAAGCGTTCTGGGAAAGAGCCTGTTTATATGATTCCAGCTAAAGACTACGAATTATTTCAAAAACTTTTACAGCAAGCAGAAGATCGAGCCGATATTCAAGAAGCAGAACTGCGAATGACTGATTCAAAACAAGAGAGATTGAGTTTTGACGAATTTTTCTCGGAATTAGAGGTCTAA
- a CDS encoding type II toxin-antitoxin system RelE/ParE family toxin has protein sequence MSRYRIEFDRRVKKDLRSISAKEIQRIKMAIAKLAENPRPFGCKKLKGENNEYFRIRVGNYRVIYTVEDNVLLIVIIRVGHRQEIYDNL, from the coding sequence GTGAGTCGCTATCGGATCGAGTTTGATCGCCGTGTTAAAAAAGATTTGCGCTCGATTTCTGCTAAAGAAATACAACGAATCAAAATGGCAATAGCAAAACTTGCCGAAAATCCTCGACCTTTTGGTTGTAAAAAATTAAAAGGGGAAAATAACGAGTATTTTAGAATTAGAGTTGGCAATTACAGAGTTATCTATACGGTTGAGGATAACGTTCTGCTAATTGTAATAATTCGTGTGGGGCATCGTCAGGAAATTTACGATAATCTCTAA
- a CDS encoding lipase family protein yields the protein MTVESNSQINFAEIFNPDAQGFSAANMAYLAHCAQAIYKPDSECTEAIANIDSEIAKNIRYFNSRQTGTEGFITGDNHKIIMAFRGTSDKKDWLTDAATIQKSWSSVTNIGKVHSGFFQSLNSVWSVVIEHLEELQTNEQPVWITGHSLGGALAALAYATLRLQEPKYELAGAYTFGQPRIGDDVLCKNFDADSKHRFFRVVNNNDIVPRVPSKVVRQGASILTMAAKAIHDINSYEHMGTQLYFDANGKLIHDATFMDRLIGRFEGYKNNLFNGKLDFDSIEDHSMDDYKNLCMSLL from the coding sequence ATGACCGTTGAATCGAATTCACAAATTAATTTCGCGGAAATATTTAATCCCGATGCTCAAGGTTTCAGTGCAGCAAACATGGCTTATCTAGCGCACTGCGCCCAAGCGATCTATAAACCTGACTCTGAATGTACTGAAGCGATCGCCAATATTGATAGCGAAATAGCCAAAAACATCAGATACTTTAACTCTCGTCAAACTGGTACAGAAGGCTTTATTACAGGAGATAACCATAAAATCATCATGGCATTTCGCGGAACTAGCGATAAAAAAGATTGGTTAACTGATGCAGCTACTATTCAAAAATCTTGGTCTTCTGTTACCAACATTGGTAAAGTCCATAGCGGATTTTTTCAAAGCCTCAACTCGGTTTGGTCGGTGGTTATCGAACATCTTGAAGAACTACAAACCAACGAACAACCAGTCTGGATTACTGGTCATAGTTTGGGTGGGGCTTTGGCTGCGCTAGCTTATGCTACCTTAAGACTGCAAGAACCAAAATACGAACTAGCTGGTGCTTATACCTTCGGACAGCCTCGTATTGGCGATGATGTTCTTTGTAAGAATTTCGATGCAGATTCCAAACATCGCTTTTTTCGAGTAGTAAACAACAATGATATTGTGCCTCGCGTACCCTCTAAGGTAGTCAGACAAGGTGCAAGTATCCTAACTATGGCGGCTAAAGCCATCCACGATATCAATTCCTACGAACACATGGGAACTCAACTATATTTTGATGCTAACGGCAAACTAATCCATGATGCTACGTTTATGGATCGTTTAATTGGTCGTTTTGAAGGTTATAAAAATAATCTTTTTAATGGCAAGCTCGATTTCGACAGCATTGAAGACCACAGCATGGACGACTATAAAAACTTATGTATGTCGTTGTTGTAG